A stretch of the Capra hircus breed San Clemente chromosome 10, ASM170441v1, whole genome shotgun sequence genome encodes the following:
- the GTF2A2 gene encoding transcription initiation factor IIA subunit 2, translating to MAYQLYRNTTLGNSLQESLDELIQSQQITPQLALQVLLQFDKAINAALAQRVRNRVNFRGSLNTYRFCDNVWTFVLNDVEFREVTELIKVDKVKIVACDGKNTGSNTTE from the exons ATGGCATATCAGTTGTACAGAAATACCACATTGGGAAACAGTCTTCAGGAGAGCCTGGATGAGCTTATACAG TCTCAACAGATTACCCCCCAACTTGCCCTTCAAGTTCTACTTCAGTTTGATAAGGCTATAAACGCAGCACTGGCACAGAGGGTCAGGAACCGCGTCAACTTCAGG ggcTCTCTAAATACATACAGATTCTGCGATAACGTGTGGACTTTTGTATTGAATGATGTTGAATTCAGAGAGGTGACAGAACTTATTAAAGTGGATAAAGTGAAAATTGTAGCCTGTGATGGTAAAA ATACTGGCTCCAATACTACAgaatga
- the GCNT3 gene encoding beta-1,3-galactosyl-O-glycosyl-glycoprotein beta-1,6-N-acetylglucosaminyltransferase 3 has protein sequence MKMTGWKKKLCRGHHLWALGCYMLLAVVALRLSLRLKCDVDSLDLESRDFQSQRCRDVLYKNLKLPAKRSINCSGITRGDQEAVVQALLDNLEVKKKRLPFTDTYYLNITRDCEQFKAQRKFIQFPLSKEELDFPIAYSMVVHEKIENFERLLRAVYAPQNIYCVHVDVKSPETFKEAVKAIISCFPNVFMASKLVPVVYASWSRVQADLNCMEDLLQSSVPWKYLLNTCGTDFPIKTNAEMVLALKMLNGKNSMESEIPSEYKKTRWKYHYEVTDRLSLTSKMKDPPPDNLPMFTGNAYFVASRAFVQHVLENPKSQRLIEWVKDTYSPDEHLWATLQRAPWMPGSIPYHPKYHISDMTAIARLVKWQGHEGDVSMGAPYAPCSGIHQRAICIYGAGDLHWILQNHHLLANKFDPRVDDNVLQCLEEYLRHKAIYGTEL, from the coding sequence ATGAAGATGACTGGGTGGAAGAAGAAGCTCTGCCGGGGGCATCATCTGTGGGCCCTGGGCTGCTATATGCTGCTGGCTGTTGTTGctctgaggctttctctcaggttGAAATGTGATGTAGATTCCTTGGATCTGGAGTCCAGGGACTTCCAAAGTCAGCGTTGTAGGGACGTCTTGTACAAGAACCTGAAGCTGCCAGCAAAGAGATCCATCAACTGTTCTGGGATCACAAGAGGAGACCAGGAAGCAGTGGTCCAGGCTCTCCTGGACAACCTGGAAGTCAAGAAGAAGCGGTTGCCTTTCACTGACACCTATTACCTCAACATAACCAGGGACTGTGAGCAGTTTAAGGCCCAAAGGAAGTTCATACAGTTCCCACTGAGCAAAGAAGAGCTAGACTTCCCCATTGCATACTCGATGGTGGTGCATGAGAAGATTGAAAACTTTGAACGGCTGCTGCGAGCTGTGTATGCCCCTCAGAACATATACTGTGTCCATGTGGATGTGAAGTCCCCAGAAACTTTCAAAGAGGCAGTCAAGGCCATTATTTCCTGCTTCCCCAATGTCTTCATGGCCAGTAAGTTGGTCCCCGTGGTTTATGCCTCCTGGTCCAGAGTGCAGGCTGACCTGAACTGTATGGAAGACTTGCTCCAGAGCTCGGTGCCATGGAAATACTTACTGAATACATGTGGGACAGACTTCCCCATAAAGACCAATGCCGAGATGGTCCTGGCCCTCAAGATGTTGAATgggaagaacagtatggagtctGAGATACCTTCTGAGTACAAAAAAACTCGCTGGAAATACCACTATGAGGTGACAGACAGACTGTCCCTAACCAGCAAGATGAAGGACCCTCCCCCTGATAATTTACCTATGTTCACGGGGAATGCCTATTTTGTGGCTTCTCGAGCCTTTGTCCAACATGTCTTAgagaaccccaaatcccaaagaCTGATTGAATGGGTCAAAGACACCTATAGCCCCGACGAACACCTCTGGGCCACCCTTCAGCGTGCTCCATGGATGCCTGGCTCTATTCCCTACCACCCCAAGTATCACATCTCAGACATGACTGCCATCGCCAGGCTGGTCAAGTGGCAGGGCCACGAGGGAGATGTCAGCATGGGGGCACCTTATGCACCCTGCTCTGGAATCCATCAGCGGGCCATCTGCATTTATGGGGCCGGGGACCTGCACTGGATTCTCCAGAACCATCACCTCTTGGCAAACAAGTTTGACCCAAGGGTGGATGATAACGTCCTGCAGTGCTTAGAAGAGTATTTACGCCATAAGGCCATCTATGGGACTGAACTTTGA